One Parageobacillus sp. KH3-4 genomic region harbors:
- a CDS encoding glycoside hydrolase family 38 C-terminal domain-containing protein — protein sequence MIITDIKQDYYNGGINMRFHVISHTHWDREWHKTYQQYRVKLVRFMDELIELLEANPSYTSFMLDGQTVILEDYLEIKPANRNRIARLVQEGRLIIGPWYVQPDEFIPSGESLIRNLLIGQQIANEFGPAMQIGYLPDSFGQAAQIPQILNGFGIKNAVFWRGITNEETENTEFWWEGPDGSKVLTTHLSLGYGNGRMLSTNLEQSVSVINENYEKLKDMVTSPNILIMCGFDQRNATKELPEIVEKLNRYYASIDSKFQVKISKLKDYFDAVSQEAKNLKTISGEFRKGKNMRVHISIASTRLDLKKENFNVQNLYEKYVEPLNTMSYLMGNQYDNAIINKGWKYILQNHAHDSICNVCTDDTHKEMEMRYKFAKQIGQTILSDTINELIDKIKFEDSKGIPLVVFNTLGHKRKNVVEATLHLKTKQFTIRDSSGNLIPYQIVDVTEENLNDKQIEIGVKNEDQFVLAVKIKFLAEVDGFGYKTFYIKENESVPENSCYVYSDGVFTNDFFQVNIESNGSLTISDSITGKTFKNLNIFEESGNAGDEYDFSPPREDEIITTKDSSPEIKVIHNGPIFATVKITYTMKFPEDTDENRRSTHYKTSTIESYVTVNRYEDRVDIKTVIDNTVKNHRIRALFETGLKTSTHIADQHFGTIRRDNYLKQVEYWEKENWEERYYPIYPQQKFVDVSDSERGVSILNKGLPQYEILNGNKPVIALTLLSGTDYMGKQDLLYRPGRRSGLHVETPDSIMYGKYEMEYSIVPHSGNDIDSKISQKSNEYTSPMYAVPVYNKPEDGLFDDEYTFIKLFDHRIAISAVKKCENDNGIIVRIYNTTNQNIRFAKIYFNSEIFQKVEIADLNEMLLTQKDDRIHINHNEIEIKNIASNEIFNLKFSSHM from the coding sequence ATGATTATTACGGACATTAAACAAGATTATTATAACGGGGGAATTAATATGCGTTTTCATGTCATTTCTCATACGCACTGGGATCGGGAATGGCACAAAACTTACCAGCAATATCGAGTAAAACTGGTTCGCTTTATGGATGAATTAATCGAATTACTAGAGGCAAATCCCTCCTATACTTCGTTCATGTTAGATGGTCAAACAGTTATATTAGAGGATTATTTAGAAATAAAACCTGCAAATCGCAATCGAATCGCTCGGCTTGTACAAGAAGGACGATTAATCATTGGTCCATGGTATGTCCAACCAGATGAATTTATACCAAGCGGAGAATCGTTGATAAGAAATTTATTAATTGGTCAACAAATTGCTAATGAGTTTGGACCTGCAATGCAGATCGGGTATCTTCCTGATTCGTTCGGACAAGCTGCTCAAATACCTCAAATTTTAAATGGTTTTGGAATTAAAAATGCTGTGTTTTGGCGAGGTATTACAAACGAGGAAACTGAAAACACAGAATTTTGGTGGGAAGGACCGGATGGCTCAAAGGTTTTAACTACTCATTTATCACTTGGCTATGGTAATGGCAGAATGCTATCAACGAATCTAGAACAAAGTGTGAGTGTAATTAATGAGAACTATGAAAAACTAAAAGATATGGTTACTTCTCCAAATATTTTAATAATGTGTGGTTTTGATCAAAGAAATGCTACAAAAGAGCTTCCAGAAATCGTAGAAAAACTCAATCGTTATTATGCTTCGATTGACAGTAAGTTTCAAGTTAAGATAAGTAAGTTAAAAGATTACTTTGATGCTGTAAGTCAGGAAGCTAAAAACCTTAAAACTATCTCAGGTGAATTTAGAAAAGGAAAAAATATGCGGGTGCATATTAGTATAGCATCCACTCGTTTGGACTTAAAAAAGGAAAACTTTAACGTTCAGAATTTATATGAAAAATATGTAGAACCTTTGAATACAATGTCATACCTTATGGGGAATCAATATGATAATGCCATAATCAATAAAGGTTGGAAATATATATTACAAAACCATGCCCATGATTCAATTTGTAATGTTTGTACAGATGATACCCATAAGGAAATGGAAATGAGGTATAAATTTGCAAAACAAATAGGACAGACCATCTTGTCTGATACAATAAATGAATTGATTGATAAAATTAAATTCGAAGACTCAAAAGGGATTCCGCTTGTCGTCTTTAATACACTTGGCCATAAAAGAAAAAATGTAGTAGAAGCAACGCTACATTTAAAAACAAAACAATTTACCATAAGGGATTCTTCAGGAAATCTAATCCCTTATCAAATTGTCGATGTTACAGAAGAAAACTTAAATGATAAACAAATCGAAATAGGTGTAAAGAATGAAGATCAATTTGTTCTGGCAGTTAAAATCAAATTTTTAGCAGAAGTAGACGGTTTTGGATATAAAACCTTCTATATCAAGGAAAATGAATCCGTTCCTGAAAATTCTTGTTATGTATATTCTGACGGAGTTTTCACTAACGATTTTTTTCAAGTAAATATTGAATCAAATGGTTCTTTAACAATTTCAGATTCTATCACAGGAAAAACATTCAAGAATCTCAATATATTCGAAGAGAGTGGAAATGCTGGAGATGAATATGACTTTTCTCCACCAAGAGAGGATGAAATCATTACAACAAAGGATTCTTCTCCGGAAATAAAGGTCATTCATAACGGACCTATTTTTGCAACTGTGAAAATCACCTATACTATGAAATTTCCTGAAGATACTGATGAAAACAGACGTTCGACACATTACAAAACATCAACAATTGAATCTTATGTAACTGTCAATAGATATGAAGATCGTGTTGATATTAAAACCGTGATAGATAATACAGTAAAAAATCATAGAATCCGTGCTCTTTTTGAAACCGGCTTGAAAACGAGCACTCATATTGCTGACCAACATTTTGGTACAATTCGTCGAGACAACTATTTGAAACAAGTAGAATATTGGGAAAAGGAAAATTGGGAAGAAAGATATTATCCAATCTATCCGCAACAAAAATTTGTAGATGTTTCAGATTCTGAAAGAGGAGTTTCCATTCTGAATAAAGGGTTGCCACAATATGAAATATTAAATGGAAACAAACCAGTAATTGCACTTACTCTTCTTTCGGGAACAGATTATATGGGCAAACAAGATTTACTTTATCGTCCGGGAAGACGTTCAGGTCTTCATGTTGAAACACCTGATAGTATTATGTATGGAAAATATGAAATGGAATATTCTATTGTTCCGCATAGCGGAAATGATATTGATTCCAAAATCAGTCAAAAATCTAATGAGTATACTTCACCAATGTATGCTGTTCCAGTTTATAATAAGCCTGAAGATGGACTATTCGATGATGAGTATACGTTCATCAAACTGTTTGACCATCGGATAGCAATTAGCGCTGTAAAAAAATGCGAAAATGATAATGGAATTATTGTACGAATATATAACACTACAAATCAAAACATCCGCTTTGCAAAGATTTATTTCAACTCTGAAATATTCCAAAAAGTAGAAATAGCTGATTTGAATGAAATGTTACTTACTCAGAAAGATGATCGGATTCATATTAATCATAATGAAATAGAAATAAAGAATATTGCTAGTAACGAAATTTTCAACTTGAAATTTAGTTCACATATGTGA
- a CDS encoding BglG family transcription antiterminator — protein sequence MQLNNRLKEIIKELVSNDGPVTSDYLSKMVGVTPRTIRNDIRALNLEFKKIGMKIEAVRGVGYFISPKLDHKDKELIEELFQLNEQQGSHVPVSPEERVIYILKSIIMADDYITIEQLANQLFVSKSTVDNDLKQVEELLNKYEVTLVKKPNFGIKVIGDEMKIRFCLSNCLSNMKNAQSQQEIGFDNPTILNGIDIDFIKSITRKQIEYLPFKLAELSFNNLIIHIAIAIQRIKKGKYIEFDSFELSRIKEQQEYSIAQNIVQSLEEAFSIKIPKQEIAYIAIHLLGAKQFHDRKLLQDDFIKLIGETNFQLVKDILSEINRVYQINLNYDNELIYGLGLHLRSAMNRMRYKMNLRNPMLNEIKNNFPFSFELAIVASEVIQRKYAITINEDEIGYIAIHLAAAIERIKNVKRRKVKRVAVVCASGMGTAKLLAASIESKFPGLEIVGTYPSFSIKEIENDDVDLILSTVPIKEERTTPILHIHSLLTDKDVEKVNEYISRKYLNDEKSFKKLQNLFSEELFFPEIDKKDPIDIIKSMTYILNIKGYVDDSFLDSVLEREEISPTSIGNLVAIPHPVKPNALNSCVAIGIMKKPVKWGEHHVQLVLLLALNEKDKDKYSDLFNQLWLLVQDKKLVADLCKSSDFARFIKRLEKSKITQK from the coding sequence ATGCAGTTAAATAACCGTCTAAAAGAAATCATTAAAGAATTAGTATCAAACGATGGACCGGTTACAAGTGATTACTTATCAAAGATGGTAGGAGTTACCCCCCGAACAATTAGAAATGATATTAGAGCCCTCAATTTGGAGTTTAAAAAAATCGGCATGAAAATTGAAGCCGTAAGAGGTGTGGGTTACTTTATATCTCCCAAGCTTGATCATAAAGACAAAGAATTAATTGAAGAATTATTTCAGTTAAATGAACAACAAGGATCACATGTACCTGTTTCGCCAGAGGAACGAGTTATTTATATTTTAAAAAGCATCATAATGGCGGATGATTATATTACGATTGAACAACTAGCCAACCAATTATTCGTTAGCAAGTCGACTGTTGATAACGATCTTAAGCAAGTTGAAGAATTATTGAATAAGTATGAGGTTACATTAGTGAAAAAGCCTAATTTTGGAATAAAGGTAATTGGAGATGAGATGAAAATTCGTTTCTGTCTATCAAATTGTTTATCTAATATGAAAAATGCACAATCTCAACAAGAAATAGGGTTTGACAATCCAACTATTTTAAATGGAATAGACATTGATTTCATTAAATCGATTACAAGAAAGCAAATTGAGTACCTGCCCTTCAAATTAGCTGAATTATCTTTCAACAATTTGATTATACACATTGCCATTGCAATTCAACGAATTAAAAAAGGGAAGTATATTGAGTTTGATTCATTTGAATTAAGCCGCATAAAAGAACAACAAGAATACAGCATTGCACAGAATATCGTTCAATCATTAGAAGAGGCATTTTCTATCAAAATTCCAAAACAGGAAATAGCCTATATTGCCATTCATTTGCTTGGGGCAAAACAATTTCATGATAGAAAGTTATTGCAGGATGATTTTATCAAGCTAATAGGAGAGACAAATTTCCAATTGGTGAAAGATATTCTATCTGAAATCAATAGAGTCTATCAAATCAATTTAAATTATGACAATGAATTGATTTACGGATTGGGATTGCATTTAAGATCTGCCATGAATCGCATGAGATATAAAATGAATCTTCGAAATCCAATGCTTAATGAAATAAAGAACAATTTTCCGTTTTCTTTCGAGTTAGCGATTGTCGCCTCTGAAGTTATTCAACGAAAATACGCAATTACAATTAATGAGGATGAAATCGGATATATAGCAATTCATTTGGCAGCGGCGATTGAGCGAATAAAAAATGTAAAAAGGCGTAAAGTAAAACGAGTCGCTGTTGTTTGTGCATCAGGTATGGGCACTGCAAAATTATTGGCAGCAAGCATTGAAAGTAAGTTCCCTGGATTAGAAATTGTGGGCACCTACCCATCATTTTCAATAAAGGAAATTGAAAACGATGATGTTGATTTAATTTTAAGCACCGTTCCAATAAAAGAGGAGAGAACCACCCCAATCTTGCATATCCATTCGCTTTTAACAGATAAAGATGTAGAGAAAGTTAATGAGTATATATCAAGAAAATATTTAAATGATGAAAAATCGTTTAAGAAACTGCAAAACTTATTTAGTGAAGAGTTGTTTTTTCCAGAAATCGATAAGAAGGATCCTATCGATATTATTAAATCTATGACGTATATATTGAATATAAAAGGATATGTTGATGATTCATTTTTAGATTCAGTATTAGAGCGTGAAGAGATTTCACCAACTTCAATTGGAAATTTAGTTGCTATCCCCCACCCCGTAAAACCAAATGCACTAAATTCTTGCGTTGCGATTGGGATTATGAAAAAACCCGTAAAATGGGGGGAACATCATGTTCAACTGGTGTTACTACTAGCTTTAAATGAAAAAGACAAGGATAAATATAGCGACCTTTTTAATCAATTGTGGTTATTAGTACAAGATAAGAAGCTAGTTGCGGATCTTTGCAAATCCTCTGATTTTGCTCGATTTATAAAAAGATTAGAAAAAAGTAAAATAACCCAAAAATAG